TTTGACTTGTGACACTTTGtttatttgccttttttttaatggactttgtgagatttgataaacttcttcattaaaTGATGAAGATGTACCTTTTGACTTGTTGGATGCTTGTAGCTTTGGGCTTTAACTTATAATTAGTTTTTCACCTGACTCATCTAATGATATTTGTTGTGGTGAAGTAGActcctttttttaataaaaaatattaattagtgaaTGAAAGTGCATTTGCAAAGGGTATACAATATTGGGTATGTCAGTCTTATTTGCATTTTGGGTGTGAAGGAGTTCAAGTGTTGTTGAGCTTAGAATTTGTTGCATATCTCAATTGAACATTGTGAATGTTGCTACATTGGTATCATAAAGACTTTCAATTGTATCTTGAAcctaaaaaagatttaaaagttttcaatatttatttaactgttataaaaaataattctttatatACAAAACATTAAACTTGGTTGTTGGGTACTTGGATAGCTGTTTGCATTCTCTACAACTGTATTGATTTACCTTTTTTGTAACTTTCTTTTGGCATCTCTCACATGCAACATAATTCTAATCGAACCATTGATCTCATTGATTGTTGCATGAATTGTGAACAAATTATccgattattttatatatgttaaaactaagaaaaaataaagtattattgaatattatgaATATCTGTGGCTCTGATTCTCATCTCATGAACATTATATCTTGCAAAGATctctattttttgaaattctctCGTCAAGATCAATGTTGGTAGAACTTGGAGGAGatagttcttttatttgatgttgctccattttttttctacaaagtagttatttaaaataaaatttataactttttagcTACATCAATCAAAAAACTAGAATAAActaatgattttgtttattgaatgttacaaaatgtgtataataaaataaaataaaaaaggaagttCATTTTACTATATATTGAACTTTGCAAAATTAGGATTGTCTAGATTGATATAAATCTTTGTACTTGAAGTTGAGTTGATCGAATACTCatctgaaaaataattattaaaatataattattagtaaattaaaattattatagtaaataaaatatacaaaaattattgtaaGAAGAAAGTATGATATAgacttaattgaattaaaattctttatttattaaataagttgaaTTGAAAACAATACTTAAGATAGTAAAGAAAcatctcaaataaataaataaaaatcaaattaaataagcatgctaatataaaaataaagagatagaaaattatggatcaattttttatttaaatgttatttaaagattttatatatatatatatatatatatatatatatatatatatatatatatatatatatatatatataagtaaaggAAAAGAGATAGAGTAATAAGATATATAAGGTatagaatataaattttgttaaggATTTTAAATGTGTGAAAGTAATCAAACCTTTGAATTTCTTAACCATGATAAAAGTGATTGCAATTATCTTTGAGCTTTCTTCTTGAATGTTGATTGCTTTTTCAGATTTTGAGACTATGTTTGTCTACAAAGTAACTTTAacaacttcattttttaaaataaccaatAAAAAGGAGATGTGAAAATATAATGTTCTATATTACATTATATTGTTTAAAGAAATGTGTATATTAATGAAttgttcaaaattattatttaaacaaaatttataattaataaagtaaGGATAATTTATTTACTCTTTTAGTTGCAATTTCAATCTCCTTATTTTTTGTTGGTTTGCCACTAACAAGTACCTTTTCATTTCCAAGTGCATGAAGTATACCAATAATgtctataataaaaatatgagataTGTTGGAGTgaaataaattagttatgaatttgcaaaaaaattaatgttgtacTTGTTAAGACAGCTCTATCATCCATCCTCATCCTTTGAGCTAGAGTTTCCATTGAACCAAACTCAAAATAGTATAGAGGAATGCTAATGGATATGTTATTGATTTTCTTGACAACATTAGTAAGCAAAAATAATCctttaaatattcttttgagAGGTTTATATGCATCACTTGTTGAGATAATTCTTAAATTATATATGGTGTATAAGTTTGCCTCATGTAAAATatcattgaattttaaaatcatattttcccGCTACATATAGTGGACTTTTTTATTGCAGTATATTTAAAAGTGCAAATcaggttaaaattaaaaacattaaataaatttaatcaatataaaatttgtttaaagtaatttaatgtaaaaaaatttgcatTTTGTGACATGTAATATTGGAGATAGTAAATAAAGTTATATTTGCAATAGTTAAAGTTGatgtgaaatatattttttacaaactaatatgaaaaataaataaatttcaactttgtttaaccaacatatttttttatagattagtTTGAACACTAATTTTAGATCATGAACTTTGTTGatgtgaaatatatatttatatttatagaatagaaaatatattagaatttagaaattactaatatgaaaaaactaaatgatatgtaaaatatatataaaaaaatagttatagaatataatataaaacattGAAGAATGGGGATTGTGAACTCGAGAAATATTTGAAGATCAATAAGattgaatcaaaatatttttgtatatgattttgttatattgtgagtaacattaaagaaagaaaaaggaaaagaaaagtgagGCATAAAAGGAGaatgttttcctttttgatatCATCAATTTTGTTAACGTGACGGCTTAAGAGTAAAGGAAttcaacttttatattttataaatagattatttgaaaataaaatttgataaaaaaaattaacaaaaacatatatagaAGTACAGGACCTGGTGGTGATTAAAACAAGTAATGTGATAAAAgatatagaagaaaaatatattgtgaAGAATATGTtctgaaaaaatatattctaaaaaaaagtatatgaaTGTATATTGGAAAGAATATgttgtgaaaaaatatattctaaaaaaaattatatgaatgtTCACCGACCCCACCGTCGGAGccggtaagaaagaaagaagcccAACTAAACTAACGACAAGTCAAATCGTACTTCTCCTTTCATTAAACTATATTTTCTTCACGATTTCCTCTAATTACAGACATAGCCCCGCATTCGACGAAACGCAACCTCGTTCATTGCAACTCCTCTGTTAAACTTGTGAgtcatttcatttccaaacgctttAGAGGCCCATCTTCCAATCATgtgaattttgtaatttgttttACAATATAACAATTGGGGTTTTGTCAAAATTGTTACTTGCTGTAGTTTGATCTGTTAACATAGGAACTGAAGTTATTATAGTAgctagatgatgatgatgatgatgaatacGATGATGCTTTTTGCTCCGCCTTTTTCCCTCTGATGTTGTTTGGCTTTACCTTTTTGGACtaatgagtttatgattttactgttttttatttgttagagATTAGAGATATGCAGAAGTGTTCAGAATTGCTTGATTTTactattgttcaattttaatGCCGTCATGATGATGAAATCTAAGTTTGAGTGTGGAAACCAAGATGCTATTgttgatgatggagaaattaGTTTGAATAATGGTCAGCTGCTACTGCAAGACATTCAAGAAATAAGCAAAGCTCTTTATGCCCCTTCTAGACCTTCCTTCTCCTCAGTTCATAATCGATCCAAGTCTGCGGGAAAAACCCATTTGTCGAAACCTCAAGTTGCCCTAACCCCCGGATTTCTAAAGGAAGATCTGTTTCCTAGGGACAAGAAATTGTCTTCAGCATGGAATTGGAAGAAGCCTTTGAAGGTTTTGACCCACATTGGTGGTCAAAAGTTCAAATGTTGCTTTAACCTTCATGTCCACTCTATTGAGGGCCttcctttgagttttgatgGCATTAGGTTGTGTGTGCAttggaaaaggaaaaacaacATTCTGCAGACACGCCCAGCAAGGGTTTTCCAGGGTGTTGTGGAGTTCAATGAAACTTTGAGTCATGGATGTTCTGTTTATGCTAGTCGTGCTGTGTCTGGTCACTCTGTCAAGTACGAGTCTAAGCGTTTCTTGATATATGCCTCTATTGCAGGGGCACCTGAACATGACATAGGGATCCATCAGGTTGATCTCACAAGGCTTTTACCTCTGACTTTAGCAGAGTTAGGGGGTGATAGAAGTTCGGGGAAATGGAGCACAAGTTTTAGGTTGACAGGAAAAGCTGTAGGAGCGAGCCTAAATGTTAGTTTCAGCTATCAAGTAATGAAGCATGAGTTAATGGAATTTGGTGGTGATAATTTGAATGTTCTCAACCTTGTTAATCTGAAGCCAGGCAGGCCAAGCAGCACAAGCAGTGTTTTGGATTTTAGTCCTATCCCTTTTCATTCTGATGATATGATTTTATCCCGTGAAACATTGATGAATTCCAGCTCAAGTCTTTCCAAATCAATCAGTTTCCTATATCAAAAACTTGATGAGGGGAACATCCACAATTCAGCACAAGCAGACTCGGAGCATTTTGGACCACTTAAATCCCATGTTGTTACAGAATCAGAGTCACCTCTAGAATCAAATCAACATGAACCTGATGACAATGAATTTTCCATTATTGAACAAGTAGAAACATTGGAAGGGGATTCCTTGGAACTTGGTCAGATAGGAAATCAAACAGTTGATTTGTCAACAGTTGAAATCATTGATGTGGATGATATTATTAAGGAAGATGACATATTTATTGACAAGAACACGAGATTTGATTCAATGGATAACATATGCACTAGTTGTGTAAATGACACTATGGCAGATGACAGCAAACATAAACGCAGTAGTTCATGTGTCAGTATAACTTGCATCAAGGATGCTGATATACTTCCTGAGACATCAAAGTTTCTTGACCAAGAATGCTACCTTAAtgttaaatcaaattataaatcacatagaatggaaaaaaaatcaagtagcTTGGATTTTATCACTGAATCTATTGCAAATGATTTCTTAAACATGCTGGCCATGGAGAGTGGTTCATTTGGCTCAAGTTGCGATGGTGATCCCAAGTCTCCCAGAGAGAAGCTTTTAAGAGAGTTTGAAGAAGAGGCTCTAGCTTCAGGTAACTTCACCTTTGATTTCATTGCAAATGAAGAGGAATTGGGGACAGGTACAGTTGTAGATAGTTATGGGGATTGTACTGTGGACTCAgatttgtctttatttattcAAGCTGCTGAAGAGGAGCATGCAAGGGAGAATCAGTTATTGATGCAGAGAAGGAAGGCCAAAATTCTTGAAGACCTGGAAACTGACTCATTGATGCAACTTTGGGGTTTAAATGAGAAGGATTTTGAAAATTCTCAGGGAACTTATTCTGGTGGTTTTGGAAGTCCAATTGAACTACCCAATGAAGAATCCTCCGTATTACCTTCAATTGGACAGGGGCTTGGTTCATTTGTTCAAACTATGGGTGGAGGCTTTCTGAGGTCCATGAGTCCTTCCCTGTTCAGGAATGCTAAAAATTGTGGGAACCTCATCACCCAGGCTTCTAATCCAGTTGTTTTACCTGCAAAAATGGGTAATGACATACTGGAGATACTGCAGCATGTGGCTTCTGATGGAGTTGAAGAACTGTGTCATCATATCTATAAATTAATGCCTTTGCAGGATATCACTGGGAAATTCATTGAACATATTGTGCAGAAAGCGACAACAGATGAAGGGGCTCCTGTAAGGTTAGCAACTGTGTTTGTGGCATTACTTGTGAAAGACTCTTTCATCTAAagtatttgatttctttttttctgaTTTCCTTTCTTAATTCTGTTTCAGGCAGGGGTCATGGCAGCATGATTTGTTTGAAGAATTTCCATGTGGTTATTTAACAGATGAAGGCACGAGCTTGGACACTGTGTCTCCTGAAGCTGTAGGTCCCATGACTGTTAATAAGATTGAAGCCCGTTTGATCGATGGGTTAAGAATACAGTCTGGCATGTTGAATGAGGAGGCACCATCATATATCCGTCCCCAACATGCAAAGACACCTGCTGTTGGAGGCAGAAGAACCAACTGGAAGGGGTTTCCCACATCAGAGAGAATTGCTAAATTGCAACTAGAAGATTGTGGAGAAAGTGGCAATGATAATGATGGATTAATGGGGCTGTCAATAACATTTGATCAGTGGTTGAGATTGGATTCTGGCACCATTGAAGGAGATCAGAATTCAGAGCAAATTTTGAAGATCCTTGAAGTACACCATTCTAAAATCAGAGAGTTAGATGAATTGAAAAATGCCACGGACTGGTTAAAATCATATGGCAGAAAGCTCGGACATTATGGACTCTTAGGGAACCATCTAACAGTGGCTTTTATGATCCAGCTCAGAGATCCTCTACGAAATTATGAGCCTGTTGGTGTTCCAATGCTGGTTCTGACTCAGGTAGAAAGAGTTTGCATTAGTGCAACACCACAAGACTACAGCGATTTTCTTGatgaaaaggaaaagggaatGGACAATGAGGCCCTGCTAAATGAGACAAGTAGCAAGAGTATGGAATATACGAATACTGACAACGAAGCCACTCAATTTCGTTTTAAAATCAAAGAGATTCATCTCTCAGGAGTCCTCAGCAAAGCCGGAAGCAAGCAACGTTGGGGTACTGCAACTCAGCAACAGTCTGGGATCCGGTGGTTACTTGCCAGCGGCATGGCCAGTGCTGCCAAACATTCATCTTCAACATCAAAGGCAATTGTATTATCATCCCCTCTGTTTACCAAGAAGTTGCTGAATGAGGATGCCCTGTGGAGCATTTCTTGTGTTAATAGTATCATGGGGCCTAATAGTAAAGAGCTGCCAGCTGAAAATGTACACATTCGGAACCCTGATATCATCTTCCCAAGTTGAACTGTCAGATCATTTCTTACATGCAATAtagtcatttttttcttttttctttttttaaatttctccatGTAGATAGTTGTTATAGTATGTTAAGTTATACGAGTCAGCTTGcccaaatttttaaattatatgttaaaatttcTGGTCTTCTTGGAAGCGacccttttttctttcaattaccCTTCCTGATGTATACTCAAATCTAAAGACTAAACACAGTTTGGCTATTTTGTTTGGTTTGATATGCAACTGCTAATGCTGCTTGCAATTAATAAAATGTGACTGATTACGTCTAAATTATTGTGCCTTTACTTTTCAATTGTCATGGCTAACTTGTTTgtgtataaaaaatttcttaaccACAATTGCCAGTTGAGACATAGGcatgtaagaaaaaatatataacaaagtaAAGTTgaattaaacttcttttataagataaaattggTTCATTCATAAGTTAATCTATAAATGTTTTCTCATTTAGTTTCTTCAAaaactgatttttatttttgtttaagttaattttaacttataggaGAAACTTTTATAGGTGCATATTAAGAAACTTTTTCAagcttaattcattttaatatttgttcatGCTGCTAAGCAGTCTTCTCTGAACTCTGAATTGAAAAATCTACTTTTTTGACCCTTCGTGAGTGCAAACATGTTTGACTCTCCAACCTGACTATATGGTTTCACATCCCGTAACATTTACCTGATTGGATACTAATCCTTTTATTcagttatattttttctatatatactttctagacagcttttttataattcaatttttctctctatctctatcatactatttaatttatcatactatttaatttatctcacatttttctttaaaaacttcgtaccccattacCCAGAGgttcttcgctatgcgaaggtatgggggagggatattgtacgcagccttacccttgcatatgcaaagaggctgttttcggattcgaacccatgaccaacaagtcaccaaggcacaactttaccgctgcaccagggttCGCCCTATCTCACATTTTTCTTTCctcatgttttttttagttgtaaaaaaagttgtacaaatataattttcccCCTATTATATGAGCTGACCAAGAAGGCAAGAATTCAAGAAAGCATTAATTTTGTCTGTTCAGTTGTTTAAAACAAACAGAGTTTCTTAACCTGGGCCTACTCAGGATTTTTAGCACAATCTCTTCTAAACTGTATGTAGGGGGAGGGATAATTCTTAAAATTCGtacataattagtaaaataattgGTTTTCGCCTTAAAAATGGTCGTATTAGGATATTATAAGGGGGGAAAAAGTGATATATATCTTTACTTGTGATGCTATATACTAAGTGGGAGGATAAACATAAGCCTCTAATTTCTTTAATGGCTCGATAGTTTCTTAAATTCTGATGCGTCTTTCAGTCTCCAGACTCCAGTTTTAACATGAAGACTATGTTTGGACGAAGGGTGATGAGAAGATGGAAGAGAAAACTATTAAATGTGATAAGTGGTTTCTCTTATTAGGGAGTTCAATAATTATGAAGCAATGAAATGTTGGAGAACATATTCCGCTTTCCAATGTCCAAATGTTGTGCCTCTGATCTAATTGGGGGTAATTAGAGAACTAGcttttcatttcatcttttttttttataaaacttccaaTCATTGTCTAAGAATCCAATAATAGATCTAAGTCTCTTGACTGgataaaatttttcaaaaaatacttataagagaaaaaaaaaagtaagaaaaaacaaactaaactctataaattaaaatcaacttatgcttCTTAATAATTGGAGAAGTTAAATGAAATGATCAAGCTTCTATAAAAAGTCAagtatataagttaattttagctcATATAAGTAgcccaatttattttattttctttttctataaatttttgtagagaaattaatttatccaaacaaaatctTAGTAGTAGGCTTCAAACTTCTATAAGGCAATTGATGAAGGGAATGAATATTACAGACAGAAAATTTCCagacctttttctttatttccatTAGAAGGACAGTATCATTCTTTGGATGAAGCGTGCGTTTGATTTATTTGCTTATTTACTTGTGATGAGTAGAAAAAACTCAATTTTTGGTTTTGTCGGAAGTGTGCCGTGAATTTCTGCTGATAGAATCAAAACATTTTTGGACGGACTTGGATATATGACAAGTCTTTCTACCGCTACAAACTCGTTACACTCGTAGTGTTGGTCCTTTAACGCTCATTGTTACTGTTTAAGTTCATAACATGTCGGTTTTTTTTTCCCACTTCCTTGTTATCTAGTCGTCACAGGAACTTGTTCATTGGAGATCATGTTGTCTGTTTCTTCCATGACTTACCATCATGTATCATATGTTTGATATAGTAGCATGAAGCAAagcaggtatatatatatatatatctttattcCTTCAGATATGAAGTTTCATGCTTATTAAAAGAGATTGATATATCTTattcattttccattttttattagATCCTCCTTATAGTCGTATCGACCTGAATTAATCTTGATGAGATAGCATGGTAACTGTCAGAAACTTTTGTCGTAAAGATAACAAAAGCATACTTTAATTTCCTATATTTCCTTAAAGATCTATTCTACAAGAGCagttattattagttattatcaTTGATGATGgcttaaaaaaa
This region of Glycine soja cultivar W05 chromosome 17, ASM419377v2, whole genome shotgun sequence genomic DNA includes:
- the LOC114393756 gene encoding protein PLASTID MOVEMENT IMPAIRED 1-RELATED 2-like; this encodes MMMKSKFECGNQDAIVDDGEISLNNGQLLLQDIQEISKALYAPSRPSFSSVHNRSKSAGKTHLSKPQVALTPGFLKEDLFPRDKKLSSAWNWKKPLKVLTHIGGQKFKCCFNLHVHSIEGLPLSFDGIRLCVHWKRKNNILQTRPARVFQGVVEFNETLSHGCSVYASRAVSGHSVKYESKRFLIYASIAGAPEHDIGIHQVDLTRLLPLTLAELGGDRSSGKWSTSFRLTGKAVGASLNVSFSYQVMKHELMEFGGDNLNVLNLVNLKPGRPSSTSSVLDFSPIPFHSDDMILSRETLMNSSSSLSKSISFLYQKLDEGNIHNSAQADSEHFGPLKSHVVTESESPLESNQHEPDDNEFSIIEQVETLEGDSLELGQIGNQTVDLSTVEIIDVDDIIKEDDIFIDKNTRFDSMDNICTSCVNDTMADDSKHKRSSSCVSITCIKDADILPETSKFLDQECYLNVKSNYKSHRMEKKSSSLDFITESIANDFLNMLAMESGSFGSSCDGDPKSPREKLLREFEEEALASGNFTFDFIANEEELGTGTVVDSYGDCTVDSDLSLFIQAAEEEHARENQLLMQRRKAKILEDLETDSLMQLWGLNEKDFENSQGTYSGGFGSPIELPNEESSVLPSIGQGLGSFVQTMGGGFLRSMSPSLFRNAKNCGNLITQASNPVVLPAKMGNDILEILQHVASDGVEELCHHIYKLMPLQDITGKFIEHIVQKATTDEGAPVRQGSWQHDLFEEFPCGYLTDEGTSLDTVSPEAVGPMTVNKIEARLIDGLRIQSGMLNEEAPSYIRPQHAKTPAVGGRRTNWKGFPTSERIAKLQLEDCGESGNDNDGLMGLSITFDQWLRLDSGTIEGDQNSEQILKILEVHHSKIRELDELKNATDWLKSYGRKLGHYGLLGNHLTVAFMIQLRDPLRNYEPVGVPMLVLTQVERVCISATPQDYSDFLDEKEKGMDNEALLNETSSKSMEYTNTDNEATQFRFKIKEIHLSGVLSKAGSKQRWGTATQQQSGIRWLLASGMASAAKHSSSTSKAIVLSSPLFTKKLLNEDALWSISCVNSIMGPNSKELPAENVHIRNPDIIFPS